The nucleotide sequence TAGAGCATGGCACAGACAAATTGACGGAAAAACGGTTTTTCTTGCCCTTTATTCCTATCATCAGAAAGACGGCGAGACCTATATGAATATTGCGCTCCCTCTGCCGGGATGCTCTATGATCGGTATACTCGAACTCCATAAAACTTTAGATGCCCTGCTTTTGACAAGCAGAAAACAGAATCCTTCCTCTGATGCAGGCATCTATCTCGCCTGGAAAGATCACTTGTTCAAGCTTCCCTTAGATGAGGTTTTCAGAGTAGAAGAGACTGAAAAGGGAAAGCTTGCAGCCATTCATCAGATGAAAATAGCCCGCCTCCCTTTTTTAACAATCCGCTACAACATCTCTAAAAATGAGGGCTCCTTTTAAAAGACGGCTTTCCAGGACAAAAACAGCCTTCATGCATGTGAAGGCTGTTTTTTCTGTTTACTTGATATTCTCTTCTGTTTTGAGCTCATCCGGTGCTTTAACCTTTGGAGCTTTTTTCGGTTTTGGTCCGATCTGATCCAATCTGGCACGGTCATAAATGGCTGTTCCGACAATTTCAGCTGTATCCTGAAGCTTTTCTTTGCTGATTTTGTCTATAGAATCTTCAGGCGTATGATACCAAGGCTCGGAGGGACTGTGAATAAACAGCGCAGCAGGAATTCCCGCTTCCGCAAAAGGAACATGATCACTGCGTCCTCCCTGTCCATATGGCGTCGGTTCGCCGTTTAGTTTTCCGCTTGATTTTTGAGCAAGGTCTGTGACAAGGTTCGGCTTGCCGTCAAGTGTCAGCATAACAAGATCGCCGGCATCTCTGCTGCCAACCATATCAAGGTTAAAGTTAGCAACTGTGCGGCTGATTTCATCGTCTGATAACATGCTTACATAGTGTTCTGATCCAAGCAATCCTACTTCTTCCGCACCAAATGTCACAAAGCGTATTTCTGTATCTGCCGGTACATTCTTCAGAACGCGTGCAAGCTCAAGAGTCATTGCAGTTCCTGAGGCATCATCATTTGCTCCCGGGGCACCCGCAACAGAGTCATGATGTGCACCGAGAACGATAATATCATTCGCTTCAGACTTTTTGCCTGTCGGTTTTTTCACGGCTATTACATTGTGGGACGTTTTTTCGCCCGTTTCTGCTCCCACAATGGAGAGGGAAACCGTTTTCCCGATATGTGACAGCAGCGCTTCACCTTCTGCTTTTGATAATGCAGCTGAAGGAACGAATTTGTCGTTGTGTTCTCCGAGGGTTCCGCTTAGTGCTCCCTCAGAATTGTTATAGATAATGACCCCTGCAGCTCCTTTTTCCGCTGCATTGAGCACTTTTTCAGCAAAACTTATTTCCCCGCGTTTGATAAGGGCAATTTTCCCGTTCAAATCAAGTGAAGAAAGCTCGTCCTTTTTGCCAAGGCCAGCTGAAGCGAGTTCTCCTGACACATTTCCGCTCACAGAATAAGTAAACGCCTGAGGCTTCAATTCACCGCCGTAGCCATCTACTGAAAGGGAGATGCTGCTTGGCGGAGTATAACCGTAAAATGTGAACGGCTGAACATCGGCTTTATACCCGTATGATTCAAATTCCTCTTTTATAAACTGAACAGCTTTAGCCTCAGAATCCGTTCCAGCCACACGCGGAACTTTTGATAGGTAATCAATATTTTCATAGATGTTTTCTGCGCTGATTGCCTTTAGGATCTTCTTTTCAAAAGGGTCCTGGAAGTGCTGAGCCGCTTTCGCCGCAGGCTCCTGATTTACAGCAGCCTGTACACTGACAGCTCCAATTGCCAGAGATGCTGCCAGAGTAAGAGATAGGATCGGTTTTTTCATAGCATAGCCTCCTGATGGTTAGAGATAGATTCTTAATGTGTATCTTACTTTATTTCGTCAGACGAAATAAGTGCCAAGATAACTATCTAAATATAACCATTTTTCCTATAAAATAGGTTATTATTCCTATTAATCTTATTGAATAAACGGGTTATATGAATGGTATAAAAACGCATAAAAAGAGGACCTTACTTTAGAAGGTCCCCCGTTTTTCCATCAAGCAATCTCTGATTCTTTTGAATGCACTTTTCTCATAAAGTCATTTACGTCTGCCGGCACTTTCCGGTCAAGTTTTGAAACGATATAGACGGATAAGAAGCCGATCGGCACCGTAATCAGGCCAGGCACCCTGAACTGCAGGAATTCAGGAAGAGTTGCCGGCAGGAAGATCATGTACATGGAAGAAAGAAGTCCGAGCACAAGACCTGCGATCGCTCCTTTTTCCGTCATGCCTCTCCACCAGATGCCGAGAATGAAGATCGGGGTAAACGTACTTGCTGCTACTGTAAAGGCCAGTGCAACCAAGTGGCCGATCGAGGCTTCTTTTACAAGAAGACCAAGTGCCCCGTAAAGAATAC is from Bacillus sp. FSL H8-0547 and encodes:
- a CDS encoding M28 family peptidase; amino-acid sequence: MKKPILSLTLAASLAIGAVSVQAAVNQEPAAKAAQHFQDPFEKKILKAISAENIYENIDYLSKVPRVAGTDSEAKAVQFIKEEFESYGYKADVQPFTFYGYTPPSSISLSVDGYGGELKPQAFTYSVSGNVSGELASAGLGKKDELSSLDLNGKIALIKRGEISFAEKVLNAAEKGAAGVIIYNNSEGALSGTLGEHNDKFVPSAALSKAEGEALLSHIGKTVSLSIVGAETGEKTSHNVIAVKKPTGKKSEANDIIVLGAHHDSVAGAPGANDDASGTAMTLELARVLKNVPADTEIRFVTFGAEEVGLLGSEHYVSMLSDDEISRTVANFNLDMVGSRDAGDLVMLTLDGKPNLVTDLAQKSSGKLNGEPTPYGQGGRSDHVPFAEAGIPAALFIHSPSEPWYHTPEDSIDKISKEKLQDTAEIVGTAIYDRARLDQIGPKPKKAPKVKAPDELKTEENIK